Genomic DNA from candidate division WOR-3 bacterium:
AAGCCTCCCTGATTTTCTCCGTGACCTCCTGGGGCCTGATGCCAAGGTACCCCCTGATAACCTTTCCGTAAAGAATCAACTGTTCTGCTACCGACTTGACAAAACTGACCGGTACCGCAAATCCTATCCCAACATTTGCTCCCACCGGCGAACTCAGAGCCGTATTGACCCCAATCAACTCACCCCGAATGTTCACCAGAGGGCCGCCGGAATTTCCTGGATTGATTGCCGCATCGGTTTGGATAAAGTCCTGCCTGCTCGGTCCTTCAGGCAGTGGGATACCCGACCTTCCTAAGGCAGAAATCACACCCACCGTCACCGTCCCCTGCAGACCATAAGGGTTACCAATAGCAATCGCCCAATCACCAACTTTGATACTCTTTGGGTCAGCGTACCTGATTGGTTTCAGCCTTACCTTGGTTTTTATCTTGATGACCGCCAGGTCGGTTTGAGGATCGGTACCCACTACCTTAACATCATCACCCTTAAACTCGCTGCCGTCATTTAATTTGACAACGATGTTTTCGTAACCGGCAATCACATGATTGTTCGTAACAATATAACCGTCCTCGCTGATGATGACCCCGGAACCGAGGGAATGGAGATTTTGCTCTGGTATCGGCAGCTCCTTGAAAAAATCCTCAAACGGCCAGCCAAACCAAGGCAGCGAGGGCTGCTGCACCTGAATTTTCTTTTCGGCGGAGATGTTGACCACGCTCGGCAAAACCTGTTCAGCAACGGCAACAAAAGGGCTGGGCAAAGAATAAACACCCTCTTGAGACCTGCCGCCCGAGGAAAATACCAAAAGTGTAATAAGAATCGCGAGATTCCTCCTCTT
This window encodes:
- a CDS encoding Do family serine endopeptidase, encoding MCAEKRRNLAILITLLVFSSGGRSQEGVYSLPSPFVAVAEQVLPSVVNISAEKKIQVQQPSLPWFGWPFEDFFKELPIPEQNLHSLGSGVIISEDGYIVTNNHVIAGYENIVVKLNDGSEFKGDDVKVVGTDPQTDLAVIKIKTKVRLKPIRYADPKSIKVGDWAIAIGNPYGLQGTVTVGVISALGRSGIPLPEGPSRQDFIQTDAAINPGNSGGPLVNIRGELIGVNTALSSPVGANVGIGFAVPVSFVKSVAEQLILYGKVIRGYLGIRPQEVTEKIREALKLKEGTGVLVSEVLANTPAEKAGLQVGDVIVEVDGEPVKGVEEFRNRIAGMKPQTEVELKIVREGRTIAKRVVLAEFPEESRAQVPGSEDKRKGWLGVEVADLGAEEQVKANVSGGVKVLRVATGSPADQAGIQVGDIILKVGNKNIKNKADFQESASRFAEAKEPLLIYLKRNGVPMFVAIEPGG